A window of Streptomyces sp. SAI-127 contains these coding sequences:
- a CDS encoding ABC transporter ATP-binding protein: MIEKSQAAVPGSRPDIIPDGLDARLVVDRGAFRLDVSLTVAPGEVVALLGPNGAGKTTALRALAGLTPLTDGHLRLDGTALERTPPESRPVGVVFQDYLLFPHLTALDNVAFGPRCQGVTKTAARARAAAWLERMGLAAHAGAKPRKLSGGQAQRVAVARALATNPRLLLLDEPLAALDARTRLEVRAQLRRHLAEFEAVAVLVTHDPLDAMVLADRLVVVEHGEVVQEGAPSHIARHPRTDYIAQLVGLNLYRGEADGHTVRLDAGPALTTTDDLSGPVFVAFPPSAVTLYREPPAGSSARNHWRCEVAGLETHGDQIRADLTGELPLAADLTTVAAAELDLHPGAEVWAAVKAAQTHAYPV; this comes from the coding sequence CGCCCGGACATCATCCCCGACGGCCTCGACGCCCGTCTCGTCGTGGACCGTGGCGCCTTCCGCCTCGACGTTTCGCTCACCGTCGCCCCCGGCGAAGTAGTCGCCCTCCTCGGTCCGAACGGTGCCGGAAAGACCACCGCCCTGCGCGCACTCGCCGGTCTGACCCCGCTCACCGACGGTCATCTACGGCTGGACGGCACCGCGTTGGAGCGAACGCCGCCGGAATCCCGTCCCGTCGGCGTCGTCTTCCAGGACTATCTGCTCTTCCCGCACCTCACCGCGCTCGACAACGTCGCGTTCGGCCCGCGCTGTCAGGGCGTGACCAAGACGGCGGCCCGGGCGCGGGCCGCCGCATGGCTGGAGCGAATGGGTCTCGCCGCCCACGCGGGCGCCAAGCCGCGCAAGTTGTCCGGCGGTCAGGCTCAACGCGTGGCTGTGGCCCGCGCGTTGGCGACCAACCCCCGGCTGCTTCTCCTCGACGAGCCCCTGGCCGCCCTCGACGCCCGCACCCGACTCGAGGTCCGTGCCCAACTACGGCGCCATCTGGCGGAGTTCGAGGCCGTCGCCGTACTCGTCACGCACGACCCGCTGGACGCCATGGTCCTCGCCGACCGTCTCGTGGTCGTCGAGCACGGCGAGGTCGTCCAGGAAGGCGCCCCGTCCCACATCGCCCGCCATCCGCGCACCGACTACATCGCCCAGCTGGTCGGCCTGAACCTCTACCGGGGCGAGGCCGACGGCCACACGGTCCGCCTCGACGCCGGGCCCGCGCTCACCACCACGGACGACCTCTCCGGACCCGTGTTCGTCGCCTTCCCGCCGAGCGCGGTGACCCTCTACCGTGAACCGCCCGCCGGCTCCAGCGCCCGCAACCACTGGCGCTGCGAGGTGGCCGGCCTGGAGACCCACGGCGACCAGATCCGCGCCGACCTCACCGGCGAGCTCCCCCTCGCAGCGGACCTCACCACGGTGGCCGCGGCGGAACTCGACCTGCACCCGGGCGCGGAGGTCTGGGCGGCGGTGAAGGCGGCGCAGACGCACGCGTATCCCGTCTGA
- a CDS encoding DUF6299 family protein, with translation MSVRPLLLRSALATAAGAALFLLAAPALPASAAPSDTVTIGPVGRIAEDGTVTLSGTYRCTGRTGPVFVSSSVSQRSPLVRQGIGGTRAVCDGAEHNWENTGKPGSDDLEPGQAHVEATLMELSPEGGLPLPRFHAAAQQDVTLTKG, from the coding sequence ATGTCCGTCCGCCCCCTGCTCCTGCGCTCCGCTCTAGCCACCGCTGCCGGTGCCGCGCTGTTCCTGCTGGCCGCCCCGGCGCTGCCCGCGAGCGCCGCCCCGTCCGACACCGTCACCATCGGCCCCGTCGGCCGTATCGCCGAGGACGGCACCGTGACCTTGTCCGGCACCTACCGCTGCACCGGGAGGACGGGTCCCGTGTTCGTGAGCTCCTCCGTGAGCCAGCGCTCCCCGTTGGTCCGCCAGGGCATCGGCGGCACCCGCGCGGTGTGCGACGGCGCGGAGCACAACTGGGAGAACACGGGCAAGCCCGGCTCCGACGACCTGGAACCGGGCCAGGCCCACGTCGAGGCCACCCTCATGGAACTCAGCCCCGAGGGCGGTCTGCCGCTGCCCCGCTTCCACGCGGCCGCGCAGCAGGACGTGACGTTGACGAAGGGCTGA
- a CDS encoding DUF5999 family protein, producing MCSHQSSCASSDSTTPHIVAAHPEQGWNLLCNGAIVFDDSGELLPDGRIVAPHRVPAGQLAVAA from the coding sequence ATGTGTTCTCACCAGTCTTCGTGCGCTTCGTCCGACAGCACCACCCCGCACATCGTCGCGGCCCACCCCGAGCAGGGCTGGAACCTGCTGTGCAACGGCGCGATCGTCTTCGACGACAGCGGCGAGCTGCTGCCCGACGGCCGGATCGTCGCGCCGCACCGGGTGCCGGCCGGACAGCTGGCCGTCGCCGCCTGA
- a CDS encoding RidA family protein, with protein sequence MTAERINPPELSPPTGFSHAVVATGSRVVFLAGQTALDADGKVVGESLPEQFEKALDNLLTALAAAGGTPSDLARVTVYATDIAAYRTHAPELGRIWRESAGRDYPAMAVVEVVRLWDDQAAVELDGFAVLP encoded by the coding sequence ATGACCGCCGAGCGCATCAACCCACCCGAACTTTCCCCGCCCACCGGCTTCTCCCACGCGGTCGTCGCCACCGGGTCCCGGGTGGTCTTCCTCGCCGGGCAGACCGCCCTCGACGCCGACGGCAAGGTGGTCGGGGAATCCCTGCCGGAGCAGTTCGAGAAGGCGCTCGACAACCTCCTCACCGCCCTGGCGGCCGCGGGTGGCACTCCGTCCGACCTCGCCCGCGTCACCGTCTACGCCACCGACATCGCCGCCTACCGCACCCACGCACCTGAACTGGGCCGCATCTGGCGGGAGTCGGCGGGCCGGGACTACCCCGCGATGGCGGTCGTGGAGGTCGTACGGCTGTGGGACGACCAGGCGGCGGTGGAGCTCGACGGCTTCGCGGTGCTGCCGTAG
- a CDS encoding acyl-CoA dehydrogenase family protein, which translates to MPAFSLEPSRTARCAELRTLAAERLRPLAEKGEPGRVNRPLVAELGRLGLLERLFTSGALDLCLMRESLAYACTEAETALALQGLGAHPVHAYGTPVQRERWLPAVSEGNAVAAFALSEPGAGSDAAALSLSADPDGPSRWRLTGEKCWISNAPEADFYTVFARTTPDAGARGVTAFLVPADRPGVSGTGLDMLSPHPIGALAFDAVQVSADDVLGELDRGFRVAMGTLNLFRPSVGAFAVGMAQAALDATLAHTSRREAFGGKLRDLQSVAHTVAEMALRTDAARLMVYAAATAYDEGAPDVPKRAAMAKLLATETAQYVVDTAVQLHGARALLRGHLLEHLYREVRAPRIYEGASEVQRGIIAKELYAELATVKAGEAVEP; encoded by the coding sequence ATGCCCGCATTCTCGCTCGAACCGTCCCGGACCGCCCGGTGTGCGGAACTGCGCACCCTCGCCGCGGAACGGCTGCGCCCGCTCGCGGAGAAGGGCGAGCCGGGCCGTGTGAACCGTCCGCTGGTCGCTGAGCTGGGCCGACTGGGCCTCCTGGAGCGCCTGTTCACCTCCGGCGCGCTGGATCTGTGCCTCATGCGGGAATCCCTCGCATACGCCTGCACGGAGGCGGAGACGGCCCTCGCCCTCCAGGGCCTCGGCGCCCACCCCGTCCACGCGTACGGCACTCCGGTCCAGCGGGAGCGCTGGCTGCCGGCGGTGAGCGAGGGAAACGCGGTGGCCGCGTTCGCGCTGAGCGAGCCGGGGGCGGGGTCGGACGCGGCGGCGCTGTCCTTGTCCGCTGACCCCGACGGCCCCTCCCGCTGGCGGCTCACCGGGGAGAAGTGCTGGATCTCCAACGCCCCCGAGGCCGACTTCTACACCGTCTTCGCGCGGACCACCCCCGACGCCGGCGCCCGGGGAGTGACCGCCTTCCTCGTGCCCGCGGACCGGCCCGGGGTGAGCGGTACCGGCCTCGACATGCTCTCCCCGCATCCCATCGGCGCCCTCGCCTTCGACGCCGTGCAGGTGAGCGCCGACGACGTCCTCGGGGAGCTCGACCGCGGCTTCCGGGTCGCCATGGGCACCCTCAACCTCTTCCGGCCCAGTGTCGGCGCCTTCGCGGTCGGCATGGCACAGGCGGCGCTGGACGCGACCCTCGCGCACACCTCCCGACGGGAGGCGTTCGGCGGCAAGTTGAGGGACCTTCAGAGTGTCGCGCACACGGTCGCCGAGATGGCCCTGCGCACGGACGCGGCCCGCCTCATGGTGTACGCGGCGGCGACGGCGTACGACGAAGGCGCCCCGGACGTGCCCAAGCGCGCGGCGATGGCGAAGCTGCTCGCGACCGAGACCGCGCAGTACGTCGTCGACACGGCGGTGCAACTGCACGGCGCACGCGCACTGCTGCGCGGCCATCTGCTGGAGCACCTGTACCGGGAGGTGCGCGCCCCGCGCATCTACGAAGGGGCTAGCGAGGTGCAACGGGGCATCATCGCCAAGGAGTTGTACGCGGAACTGGCGACCGTGAAGGCCGGGGAAGCCGTAGAGCCGTAG
- a CDS encoding AMP-binding protein yields the protein MNVSAHVDTFARDHLPPPDRWPELLFDLPELRYPDRLNCAAELLTGPPDDRPVFHTPAGTTWTYGTLRARVDRLAHLLTGDLGVVPGNRVLLRGPTTPWLAACWLAVLKAGAVAVTVLAQQRPHELATMCEIARIEHALCDIRAVDDLAKAEIPGLRITTYGGDAPDDLLNREAPGTPYPAVRTAADDVALIAFTSGTTGRPKGCMHFHRDVLAIADTFSKHVLKPQVDDVFAGSPPLGFTFGLGGLVIFPMRVGASSLLLEQAGPKQLLPAVAEHRVSVLFTAPTAYRAMLDELDAYDISSLRRCVSAGENLPAATWRTWQERTGLGIVNGIGATELLHIFISAADEHIRPGTTGVPVPGWHARVVDETGRDRPDGEPGLLAVRGPVGCRYLADPRQLEYVRDGWNITGDTYIRENDGYFRYVARADDMIISAGYNIAGPEVEDALLRHPDVVEAAVVGRADEARGQVVVAFAVLKEGAERDAEALRAFVKTELAPYKCPREIVFLDALPRTATGKLQRFRLRTDGDQQ from the coding sequence ATGAACGTCTCGGCCCACGTCGACACCTTCGCGCGCGACCACCTTCCGCCCCCCGACCGGTGGCCGGAGCTCCTTTTCGACCTTCCGGAGCTGCGTTACCCCGATCGGCTGAACTGTGCCGCCGAGCTGCTGACGGGCCCACCCGACGACCGCCCGGTGTTCCACACCCCGGCCGGGACCACATGGACGTACGGCACACTCCGAGCCCGCGTCGACCGGCTCGCGCATCTGCTCACCGGCGACCTCGGGGTCGTCCCCGGCAACCGGGTCCTGCTGCGCGGCCCGACCACACCCTGGCTCGCGGCCTGCTGGCTGGCGGTACTGAAGGCGGGCGCGGTCGCGGTGACGGTGCTGGCCCAGCAGCGGCCGCACGAGCTGGCCACGATGTGCGAGATCGCGCGCATAGAGCACGCCCTCTGCGACATCCGCGCCGTCGACGATCTCGCCAAGGCCGAGATACCGGGCCTCAGGATCACGACGTACGGGGGTGACGCTCCCGACGACCTCCTGAACCGCGAGGCGCCCGGGACGCCGTACCCCGCCGTGCGGACCGCGGCCGACGACGTGGCGCTGATCGCTTTCACCTCCGGCACCACCGGGCGGCCCAAGGGCTGTATGCACTTCCACCGGGATGTGCTCGCGATAGCCGACACCTTCTCCAAGCATGTGCTCAAGCCCCAGGTGGACGATGTCTTCGCGGGCAGTCCCCCGCTCGGTTTCACCTTCGGACTCGGCGGCCTGGTGATCTTCCCGATGCGCGTGGGCGCCAGCTCGCTCCTCCTCGAACAGGCCGGTCCCAAGCAACTGTTGCCGGCCGTCGCCGAGCACCGGGTCTCGGTCCTGTTCACCGCCCCCACCGCCTATCGCGCGATGCTCGACGAACTCGACGCGTACGACATCTCGTCGCTGCGCCGTTGTGTCTCCGCGGGTGAGAACCTGCCCGCGGCCACCTGGCGGACCTGGCAGGAGCGGACCGGCCTGGGGATCGTCAACGGCATCGGCGCCACCGAGCTGCTGCACATCTTCATCTCCGCCGCCGACGAGCACATCCGGCCCGGGACGACCGGGGTGCCCGTACCCGGATGGCACGCGCGCGTGGTCGACGAGACAGGCCGGGACAGGCCCGACGGCGAGCCCGGCCTGCTCGCCGTGCGCGGTCCCGTCGGCTGCCGCTACCTCGCCGATCCCCGGCAGCTGGAGTACGTGCGGGACGGCTGGAACATCACCGGCGACACATACATCCGCGAGAACGACGGTTACTTCCGCTATGTGGCGCGCGCGGACGACATGATCATCTCCGCCGGGTACAACATCGCCGGACCGGAGGTCGAGGACGCCCTGCTGCGGCACCCGGACGTGGTCGAGGCGGCCGTCGTGGGGCGGGCCGACGAGGCACGCGGTCAGGTGGTCGTGGCCTTCGCCGTCCTCAAGGAGGGCGCCGAGCGGGACGCCGAGGCGCTGCGCGCATTCGTGAAGACCGAACTGGCACCCTACAAATGCCCGCGCGAGATCGTCTTCCTGGATGCTCTGCCGCGCACGGCGACCGGCAAACTCCAGCGGTTCAGGCTGCGCACCGATGGTGACCAGCAGTGA
- a CDS encoding PaaX family transcriptional regulator C-terminal domain-containing protein, which yields MINVSDQHAPRSLIVTLYGAYGRFMPGPVPVAELIRLLAAVGVDAPSVRSSVSRLKRRGLLLPARTARGSAGYELSREARQLLDDGDRRIYAVTPPEDEGWVLAVFSVPESERQKRHVLRSRLAGLGFGTAAPGVWIAPARLYEEARHTLQRLRLDPYVDFFRGEHLGFAATVEAVSRWWDLAAIAKEHEAFLDRHARVLHDWEVRADTPPEEAYRDYLLALDSWRHLPYADPGLPAPLLPEDWPGRRAAAVFRGLHERLRDAGAGFVGL from the coding sequence ATGATCAACGTGTCCGACCAGCATGCACCACGGTCTCTCATCGTCACGCTCTACGGAGCCTACGGCCGCTTCATGCCGGGCCCCGTGCCCGTCGCCGAGCTGATCCGGCTGCTGGCCGCGGTCGGCGTGGACGCCCCCTCCGTACGCTCCTCGGTGTCCCGCCTCAAGCGGCGCGGCCTGCTGCTGCCGGCCCGCACGGCACGGGGCTCGGCCGGGTACGAACTGTCGCGTGAGGCCCGTCAGCTGCTCGACGACGGCGACCGGCGCATCTACGCGGTGACCCCGCCCGAGGACGAGGGCTGGGTGCTCGCGGTGTTCTCGGTGCCGGAGTCGGAGCGGCAGAAGCGGCACGTGCTGCGTTCACGGCTGGCCGGACTGGGTTTCGGCACGGCGGCCCCCGGGGTGTGGATCGCCCCGGCGCGACTGTACGAGGAGGCCCGTCACACCCTCCAGCGGCTGCGGCTCGACCCGTACGTCGACTTCTTCCGCGGCGAGCATCTGGGCTTCGCCGCGACCGTCGAGGCCGTGTCCCGCTGGTGGGACCTGGCCGCGATCGCCAAGGAGCACGAAGCCTTTCTCGACCGGCACGCGCGTGTGCTGCACGACTGGGAGGTCCGGGCCGACACCCCGCCCGAGGAGGCCTACCGCGACTATCTGCTCGCCCTCGACTCCTGGCGCCATCTCCCCTACGCCGACCCCGGCCTGCCCGCCCCGCTGCTCCCGGAGGACTGGCCTGGCAGGCGGGCGGCGGCGGTGTTCCGGGGCCTGCACGAGCGGCTGCGGGACGCGGGCGCCGGCTTCGTCGGTCTGTGA